The genomic segment tcaagtTTAGGATAACAGATTCAATAACTCTCTTCAAACGACATCTCTTATATGGTGGTGCCAGATGCTCCACGCTTGAAATCTCCTCTAAATTCATTGAAGAGGGACGCTTTGCGCCATGGGTCTTATCACATGTTGTCGTGGTAATTAAATACACTGCGCATCTTTTCACCGTGCAGCTATCATCTAGAAGTTTGTTCTTCCAATTGACAGGATGGAATTCGAAGGTAAGCCAACCGGCCAGGAAATCATGGTCAATTCCATCAGCAGGATGCATTTTCGCATtgccaaaaacaaacatatgatCCTTCCGAACAGTGGGAGCTTCCTTTGGAGCCCAGCAATGGAAAATTCTCTCTAATCTAGGTGAAAGGTCTCTTCTGGCTTTCCTGCATATGCACTTGATGCCAAAACCAGCAACATTGCGATAATTATCCCGAAATTCAACTACTACAGATAAAGTAAAGCCTGAGAGAGACCTAAGCATGCCAGGGGTTAGCTCTATCATCACAGATGAACCAGCTCTAAAATTAAATGAGAACTCGTGACCCGCATAGGCAGGTATACAGATGCTGAATGCAAGCGGGTTGTTGTGTTCCTGTTCCagtgaagcaaaaaaaaaagaaaaaagaagtatCAAATATGTGAAAAGtgcatgagagagagagagagagggaaaatACCTGTTGATGCCCCTTGGCCATGACTTCAACACTATCTAGAGCTCTTTTCATATACTTTCTGAAAACTTCTGGGGACAGCGCAAAGCAATTACTGAATGTGTAGTGCCTTGGAAACTGCTCTAAGCTTATAGACTTAAGAGCCACACAACCATGTGCATTCAAAAATTTTAGACTACTGGGAAGCTCTGGTAATGATGTGAGGTTTTTACAATGGCGTAATCTGAGGTTGTGTAGTTTACGAAGCTCCTTAATGCTTTCAGGAATTTGGCTAAACGAGTTTCCACCAAGATCCAGTGCCTTCAATGAAGTAAGCCGGCATAACTCGTCAGTTATATCCACCAGGTACGACTTACACAGAAACAAAGTTACTAAGGCATTTAATCTTGACGCCAATGAGTGTAGAATTGATGAGGGTAACGGAGTGATAGTGACCCATGGCCAGCTTTCTTGTGGTATTCCCTTGCTTGATAGATATTCAAATGCCGATAAAATTTCTTCTACAACATCTCTGTTGAAACAAGTACTGTTAAATATCTGATCTTAGTTGCAAATTTTTTAAGGTTCATAAGAGTTTTAGAGCCATCTAACCTTGATTCTTGCATAGCAGAGTGAAGTTTTAACGGCACATATTCTTCAGTGGTTATCTTTCTTTGAAGACGTTGTGAATCTCGTAGAAAGAATGTGTCAGGAATTGGAAGATTTCTTAGATTTGAACAGCCAGACAGCTTAAGTGTCACAATGACTTTCAAATTACTTATACCCGGTGGCAGGTGCTGAAGTCTTTTACAATTCTCCAGATCTAATGTAACAAGTCTAGTGAGCTCGTCGATTGATGGTGGCATTTCTCTAATAGCAGTACCAGCTAGATATAGCTCTTTCAGGTTTGGTGAGAAATCATGAAGGTCCTCAAGATCTGAGCAGCCAGATAGATTAAGAACTTCAAGAGATTCCAGATGAACCGTGGCAGGCATAATCCGCAAATGAGAACAATCTTTCAGACTCAAGAAAGTAAgcttgtgatgatgaagaataGATGAGTTGACTTTAACCAGACTCGTACATCCTTCAAGATCAATATGCTCAAGGTTCTTCGCCTTTGAAAGCCTTGGGAATTTATTCAACTGTCGGGAGTGACTCAAAATAATCCGATTTAGCTTCTCAAGATTCTGTTTACAAACACGAACAACCAAAATGAGTATTCAGGTACTGGTTATTACTTCATGTATGCAACGCAATAATAATGTAAAGACATACCTTTGTTCCTTTCCATAGCTTTGTCATGTTGCTATATGGCATGTTCAATTCTACTAGATTTTTAGGATTGAAGTTCCGAGGTAAAGATCCTAGAGGATATCTTTCCCAGTGTAGTAGCCGTAGCTCATCAGACAAAGAGTAAAGGCCTTCACGTAAACAAACTTTGCAATCGTTTTCAGAAGTTGGACAGTGGATCTTGAGCAATCTAAGTCTATGCATCCTCTCAAATACAGCAGGACTCAACTCAAATGACAAGCCAGACATATCCAGAAATATGCCTTCTATTGCTTCTGTTCCctgaagaaaaagggaaaataagATGAGAAACATTTTACTGAAGAAATGAACATAGGCAGCAATCTATAGTTACAGTGAGAATAacaattataaattttgtaagaCTTACTGTTTTGTTTGTCAGCACATCAGCAATGTCATTAGAATCCCACAATCTGGTACGCTTGCCTGCCGCTTCGTATTCTTGGCAAACAACAAATCGACCCATGTCTTGAAAAAAATTAGGCATTTCTAACTTATTGTCTACAAGGCTAATGAGAGACTCATCAATCAAAGCATGGACTCCTAAATCTGTGAAAAAACCACAACCATCAAGGATTTTCACCACATAATCTTTATTCTCCCCTCTGAAAAAACATGCCAGGTCCAAAAATATATCCTTCTCGTTGTCATGTAGTTCATTAAAACTATTTCGAAATGCATCCTGAATCTCGATTGGAGGATGTTGACGCAATCTTCTAAGATGTTGCTTCTCATCATTAATACATTGCTTTTGTAAAGCCGAACATAAGACTCGCAGAGCCAATGGAATGCCACTAGCATAGTTCAACACCTCCGAGATCAATGACCTCCTTGCCTTCCATTTTTGTTCAGTGGCAAACTGGCAGCAAAGGCAATATGATTCATACTCGGATAGCTTCGGAATTTCGTAAAGCTCGTTGGCCTTACACTGTACAAGAACTTGTCTATTCCTAGATGTTAAGATGATTGTATGTCCACCAGAAAACCAACCAAAA from the Camelina sativa cultivar DH55 chromosome 12, Cs, whole genome shotgun sequence genome contains:
- the LOC104731618 gene encoding disease resistance protein RRS1-like isoform X1 translates to MAMQSEYEITTLYQEAQIRWLKPPEVLFILQNHERLTLTHTAPQRPTSGSLFLFNRKVLKFFRKDGHQWRRKKDGRAIAEAHERLKVGNVDALNCYYAHGEHSPTFQRRIYWMLDPEYEHIVLVHYRDVINLKEVTSPISHSCSGSGITDDEKFEAADVGCRDPFEELKAFFEFLKNSKPPRSLSDCTANDAVEFLRRMPSDKVEAVVRSVSGDTFKRILGSHNENPFDSQIVRTFLMELAEEQTSQKEFFKNMLSHHTKEDLFEMRLKTNDVDNVDSLIITDEDARNYFPFTNFQGGTESLIRFEDQDGKGWLFGYSYHNIGSQCEFTRGWSRYVKENQLSVGDSVFFQRHRMDSSKFFIGCRRHNAGAAPASSSQSAALNPTSPATSKMKLELREKLKEVEIPFQQGLPEHSITGSDPILVISCGKNQDSEETYFISCIYNELCRRGFTTCSYDLDRSTMTGDPDTLYRSRVCIMIITMNYARSRECLAKFTVIMGHLEAINLALLPVFFNVIPGSFENSVHAFEVHKWRKAMNKLFVYNGKQYIKGDECMLAKIIVRDVSLLIGFEAGRNLIGIKLLLGSILPLIHCHQPSAPQIVGLWGMAGIGKTAITREIYRTQAQRYDLSYFLPDLHLMCQTKGLSHLRDDFFSKIFGEERVFIDTYDTKISFTRNRFLDKKILIVLDGVSNVRDAEVVVGGFGWFSGGHTIILTSRNRQVLVQCKANELYEIPKLSEYESYCLCCQFATEQKWKARRSLISEVLNYASGIPLALRVLCSALQKQCINDEKQHLRRLRQHPPIEIQDAFRNSFNELHDNEKDIFLDLACFFRGENKDYVVKILDGCGFFTDLGVHALIDESLISLVDNKLEMPNFFQDMGRFVVCQEYEAAGKRTRLWDSNDIADVLTNKTGTEAIEGIFLDMSGLSFELSPAVFERMHRLRLLKIHCPTSENDCKVCLREGLYSLSDELRLLHWERYPLGSLPRNFNPKNLVELNMPYSNMTKLWKGTKNLEKLNRIILSHSRQLNKFPRLSKAKNLEHIDLEGCTSLVKVNSSILHHHKLTFLSLKDCSHLRIMPATVHLESLEVLNLSGCSDLEDLHDFSPNLKELYLAGTAIREMPPSIDELTRLVTLDLENCKRLQHLPPGISNLKVIVTLKLSGCSNLRNLPIPDTFFLRDSQRLQRKITTEEYVPLKLHSAMQESRDVVEEILSAFEYLSSKGIPQESWPWVTITPLPSSILHSLASRLNALVTLFLCKSYLVDITDELCRLTSLKALDLGGNSFSQIPESIKELRKLHNLRLRHCKNLTSLPELPSSLKFLNAHGCVALKSISLEQFPRHYTFSNCFALSPEVFRKYMKRALDSVEVMAKGHQQEHNNPLAFSICIPAYAGHEFSFNFRAGSSVMIELTPGMLRSLSGFTLSVVVEFRDNYRNVAGFGIKCICRKARRDLSPRLERIFHCWAPKEAPTVRKDHMFVFGNAKMHPADGIDHDFLAGWLTFEFHPVNWKNKLLDDSCTVKRCAVYLITTTTCDKTHGAKRPSSMNLEEISSVEHLAPPYKRCRLKRVIESVILNLRKRKRENSVSDKKNISHTRPSINPKQV
- the LOC104731618 gene encoding disease resistance protein RRS1-like isoform X3, with the translated sequence MLDPEYEHIVLVHYRDVINLKEVTSPISHSCSGSGITDDEKFEAADVGCRDPFEELKAFFEFLKNSKPPRSLSDCTANDAVEFLRRMPSDKVEAVVRSVSGDTFKRILGSHNENPFDSQIVRTFLMELAEEQTSQKEFFKNMLSHHTKEDLFEMRLKTNDVDNVDSLIITDEDARNYFPFTNFQGGTESLIRFEDQDGKGWLFGYSYHNIGSQCEFTRGWSRYVKENQLSVGDSVFFQRHRMDSSKFFIGCRRHNAGAAPASSSQSAALNPTSPATSKMKLELREKLKEVEIPFQQGLPEHSITGSDPILVISCGKNQDSEETYFISCIYNELCRRGFTTCSYDLDRSTMTGDPDTLYRSRVCIMIITMNYARSRECLAKFTVIMGHLEAINLALLPVFFNVIPGSFENSVHAFEVHKWRKAMNKLFVYNGKQYIKGDECMLAKIIVRDVSLLIGFEAGRNLIGIKLLLGSILPLIHCHQPSAPQIVGLWGMAGIGKTAITREIYRTQAQRYDLSYFLPDLHLMCQTKGLSHLRDDFFSKIFGEERVFIDTYDTKISFTRNRFLDKKILIVLDGVSNVRDAEVVVGGFGWFSGGHTIILTSRNRQVLVQCKANELYEIPKLSEYESYCLCCQFATEQKWKARRSLISEVLNYASGIPLALRVLCSALQKQCINDEKQHLRRLRQHPPIEIQDAFRNSFNELHDNEKDIFLDLACFFRGENKDYVVKILDGCGFFTDLGVHALIDESLISLVDNKLEMPNFFQDMGRFVVCQEYEAAGKRTRLWDSNDIADVLTNKTGTEAIEGIFLDMSGLSFELSPAVFERMHRLRLLKIHCPTSENDCKVCLREGLYSLSDELRLLHWERYPLGSLPRNFNPKNLVELNMPYSNMTKLWKGTKNLEKLNRIILSHSRQLNKFPRLSKAKNLEHIDLEGCTSLVKVNSSILHHHKLTFLSLKDCSHLRIMPATVHLESLEVLNLSGCSDLEDLHDFSPNLKELYLAGTAIREMPPSIDELTRLVTLDLENCKRLQHLPPGISNLKVIVTLKLSGCSNLRNLPIPDTFFLRDSQRLQRKITTEEYVPLKLHSAMQESRDVVEEILSAFEYLSSKGIPQESWPWVTITPLPSSILHSLASRLNALVTLFLCKSYLVDITDELCRLTSLKALDLGGNSFSQIPESIKELRKLHNLRLRHCKNLTSLPELPSSLKFLNAHGCVALKSISLEQFPRHYTFSNCFALSPEVFRKYMKRALDSVEVMAKGHQQEHNNPLAFSICIPAYAGHEFSFNFRAGSSVMIELTPGMLRSLSGFTLSVVVEFRDNYRNVAGFGIKCICRKARRDLSPRLERIFHCWAPKEAPTVRKDHMFVFGNAKMHPADGIDHDFLAGWLTFEFHPVNWKNKLLDDSCTVKRCAVYLITTTTCDKTHGAKRPSSMNLEEISSVEHLAPPYKRCRLKRVIESVILNLRKRKRENSVSDKKNISHTRPSINPKQV
- the LOC104731618 gene encoding disease resistance protein RRS1-like isoform X2, which gives rise to MAMQSEYEITTLYQEAQIRWLKPPEVLFILQNHERLTLTHTAPQRPTSGSLFLFNRKVLKFFRKDGHQWRRKKDGRAIAEAHERLKVGNVDALNCYYAHGEHSPTFQRRIYWMLDPDVINLKEVTSPISHSCSGSGITDDEKFEAADVGCRDPFEELKAFFEFLKNSKPPRSLSDCTANDAVEFLRRMPSDKVEAVVRSVSGDTFKRILGSHNENPFDSQIVRTFLMELAEEQTSQKEFFKNMLSHHTKEDLFEMRLKTNDVDNVDSLIITDEDARNYFPFTNFQGGTESLIRFEDQDGKGWLFGYSYHNIGSQCEFTRGWSRYVKENQLSVGDSVFFQRHRMDSSKFFIGCRRHNAGAAPASSSQSAALNPTSPATSKMKLELREKLKEVEIPFQQGLPEHSITGSDPILVISCGKNQDSEETYFISCIYNELCRRGFTTCSYDLDRSTMTGDPDTLYRSRVCIMIITMNYARSRECLAKFTVIMGHLEAINLALLPVFFNVIPGSFENSVHAFEVHKWRKAMNKLFVYNGKQYIKGDECMLAKIIVRDVSLLIGFEAGRNLIGIKLLLGSILPLIHCHQPSAPQIVGLWGMAGIGKTAITREIYRTQAQRYDLSYFLPDLHLMCQTKGLSHLRDDFFSKIFGEERVFIDTYDTKISFTRNRFLDKKILIVLDGVSNVRDAEVVVGGFGWFSGGHTIILTSRNRQVLVQCKANELYEIPKLSEYESYCLCCQFATEQKWKARRSLISEVLNYASGIPLALRVLCSALQKQCINDEKQHLRRLRQHPPIEIQDAFRNSFNELHDNEKDIFLDLACFFRGENKDYVVKILDGCGFFTDLGVHALIDESLISLVDNKLEMPNFFQDMGRFVVCQEYEAAGKRTRLWDSNDIADVLTNKTGTEAIEGIFLDMSGLSFELSPAVFERMHRLRLLKIHCPTSENDCKVCLREGLYSLSDELRLLHWERYPLGSLPRNFNPKNLVELNMPYSNMTKLWKGTKNLEKLNRIILSHSRQLNKFPRLSKAKNLEHIDLEGCTSLVKVNSSILHHHKLTFLSLKDCSHLRIMPATVHLESLEVLNLSGCSDLEDLHDFSPNLKELYLAGTAIREMPPSIDELTRLVTLDLENCKRLQHLPPGISNLKVIVTLKLSGCSNLRNLPIPDTFFLRDSQRLQRKITTEEYVPLKLHSAMQESRDVVEEILSAFEYLSSKGIPQESWPWVTITPLPSSILHSLASRLNALVTLFLCKSYLVDITDELCRLTSLKALDLGGNSFSQIPESIKELRKLHNLRLRHCKNLTSLPELPSSLKFLNAHGCVALKSISLEQFPRHYTFSNCFALSPEVFRKYMKRALDSVEVMAKGHQQEHNNPLAFSICIPAYAGHEFSFNFRAGSSVMIELTPGMLRSLSGFTLSVVVEFRDNYRNVAGFGIKCICRKARRDLSPRLERIFHCWAPKEAPTVRKDHMFVFGNAKMHPADGIDHDFLAGWLTFEFHPVNWKNKLLDDSCTVKRCAVYLITTTTCDKTHGAKRPSSMNLEEISSVEHLAPPYKRCRLKRVIESVILNLRKRKRENSVSDKKNISHTRPSINPKQV